cacacatgcacacacgtatatatacgcatatgtcaGAGAAAGAGGccatgaaataaaatggaaaaagaaaaaatgaaggaaggTGAGAAATAGAAAGAACGCGAAACAAAAGAAGGATAAGTGATGGaacgagaaatggaagaaaatgaagtgaggaaagaaaagaaaaaaggaaggagtaaataaagaaaccaacagaagaaagaatgcaaagaagaaagaaggaaggaaggaagaaggaattattgaatgaaagacgaagaaagaacaaagagagaaagaacaaagagagaaagaaacgatgaaagaaaatagaaaaagaatgaataaagagagaaagctgcaatgaaggaaaataagaaagaaagagaaatgaaagattaAGTAAGTAAAGGGAAAATGGTAAATGAAAaaggatgaggaagaagaaatgaaagatgaaagggAATGATATAGAACGAAGGAAAATAAacgaaagacagaaaataatgagagtaaagaaaaaaatagggaaagaatgaatgaagaatgaaaaCGGAAAAGGGGGACGGTACAAATAAGgaaagaggagagaaggagaaatagagagagagagagagagagagtaaacgaaAGAGGGGTAAAACAGGAGAAATCATGAAGAAGAAAAGATTGCAAGAGAAATGGAattgaatgaaaaagaataacagagagagagagaaaagacgaagaaaggcagagagggagagggagagaaaagagggggagaaagagggaactggggagagacagaaaagaaagagagagagagagagagagatagagatagatagatagatagagagagataaagaaagagaaaagtaaaggTTTGAAATATCAATTAGGAAaagaatgaggaagaggagagagaaagaatgcaaaggcgagaggaagagagaaatgataaaagagaaggagagaaggagagagggagagagagagcgggagggagaggaaaagatagaagagagaggaagagagagaaagaaagagaggggggagaggaaaaagatagaagagagagagagagagagagagggaacgagctagagaaaagaggaagacagagagggagagaaaacgagagggagagaaatagtaaGAAAGATGAAAAGGGAAGGAATGAAGTaaggaaaagagaggaagaaagaaaaagagagagggaaagagaaagggagagagagagagaaaaggggagagagagagagaaaaggagaaagagagagagagagagagagaaaaagagaaagagagagagagagaaagagagagagagaaagacgaatgagcgaaaaataaataaaaacatgaaatggttaaaaagtaaagaaataattaaaaatgaatgtacatgaaaaagagaaagagagagagagagagaNNNNNNNNNNNNNNNNNNNNNNNNNNNNNNNNNNNNNNNNNNNNNNNNNNNNNNNNNNNNNNNNNNNNNNNNNNNNNNNNNNNNNNNNNNNNNNNNNNNNNNNNNNNNNNNNNNNNNNNNNNNNNNNNNNNNNNNNNNNNNNNNNNNNNNNNNNNNNNNNNNNNNNNNNNNNNNNNNNNNNNNNNNNNNNNNNNNNNNNNNNNNNNNNNNNNNNNNNNNNNNNNNNNNNNNNNNNNNNNNNNNNNNNNNNNNNNNNNNNNNNNNNNNNNNNNNNNNNNNNNNNNNNNNNNNNNNNNNNNNNNNNNNNNNNNNNNNNNNNNNNNNNNNNNNNNNNNNNNNNNNNNNNNNNNNNNNNNNNNNNNNNNNNNNNNNNNNNNNNNNNNNNNNNNNNNNNNNNNNNNNNNNNNNNNNNNNNNNNNNNNNNNNNNNNNNNNNNNNNNNNNNNNNNNNNNNNNNNNNNNNNNNNNNNNNNNNNNNNNNNNNNNNNNNNNNNNNNNNNNNNNNNNNNNNNNNNNNNNNNNNNNNNNNNNNNNNNNNNNNNNNNNNNNNNNNNNNNNNNNNNNNNNNNNNNNNNNNNNNNNNNNNNNNNNNNNNNNNNNNNNNNNNNNNNNNNNNNNNNNNNNNNNNNNNNNNNNNNNNNNNNNNNNNNNNNNNNNNNNNNNNNNNNNNNNNNNNNNNNNNNNNNNNNNNNNNNNNNNNNNNNNNNNNNNNNNNNNNNNNNNNNNNNNNNNNNNNNNNNNNNNNNNNNNNNNAGCTGCGTTGTGAGGAGGAAAGCGGGAGAGAGGTAGAGGAGAAGAAGGTAGGTCGggacagatgaaaaaaaaacaagaacaaaaaagtaaaaaaagaaattaaaggctTTTGACCCCCGTAATGGGTTTTAAGCGATTTGAGAGTAATCTCTTAAAGACTTCGGGGATTCTCTAACGACCAGACGTGTGTTGATACGCGTGTGGGGTTTCGTTTATAGCAAGAAGTTTAGAGAAATGGGAGACGACAGAAGCTATCTAGTCttaatacagatagatatatatagtgtgtgtgtgtatgtgttgtatgtatgtacacacacacacacacacgtgcgtgcgtgtgtatatataatagctATAAATGTCAGTGTAGCTTTGTCGAAAGGTGATTCCTGTACATGCAGTGACACATCTGtctccgtgtatgtatatatatatatatatatatatatacacatatatacaagcttatagaaatatgtgtctatatatgcatggatatgcttaaatacatgtatatataatatgtgtgtatatatatatatatatatatatatatatatatatatattatatgtggatttgtgtgaatatatgcatgcatatgtgtataaatatgcggatatgtgtgtgtatgtgtgcatatgaaagaaaataaaagcatttaacatgcgtgtgttaaataataaaagagtgaGGTTTCTGCACATGCTCGGTGCAAATCTCGGGGTTGGCAAAGTTGAGAGAAATCGAGAGATATTTGCATACAGAtgaggaaagtgtgtgtgtgtgtgtgtgtgtacgtataggcgcaggagtggctgtgtggtaagtagcttgcttatcaaccacatggttctgggttcagtcccactgcgtggcacctttgggcaagtctcttctactatagcctcgggccgaccaaagccttgtgagtggatttggtagacggacgtcgtatatatatatataNNNNNNNNNNNNNNNNNNNNNNNNNNNNNNNNNNNNNNNNNNNNNNNNNNNNNNNNNNNNNNNNNNNNNNNNNNNNNNNNNNNNNNNNNNNNNNNNNNNNNNNNNNNNNNNNNNNNNNNNNNNNNNNNNNNNNNNNNNNNNNNNNNNNNNNNNNNNNNNNNNNNNNNNNNNNNNNNNNNNNNNNNNNNNNNNNNNNNNNNNNNNNNNNNNNNNNNNNNNNNNNNNNNNNNNNNNNNNNNNNNNNNNNNNNNNNNNNNNNNNNNNNNNNNNNNNNNNNNNNNNNNNNNNNNNNNNNNNNNNNNNNNNNNNNNNNNNNNNNNNNNNNNNNNNNNNNNNNNNNNNNNNNNNNNNNNNNNNNNNNNNNNNNNNNNNNNNNNNNNNNNNNNNNNNNNNNNNNNNNNNNNNNNNNNNNNNNNNNNNNNNNNNNNNNNNNNNNNNNNNNNNNNNNNNNNNNNNNNNNNNNNNNNNNNNNNNNNNNNNNNNNNNNNNNNNNNNNNNNNNNNNNNNNNNNNNNNNNNNNNNNNNNNNNNNNNNNNNNNNNNNNNNNNNNNNNNNNNNNNNNNNNNNNNNNNNNNNNNNNNNNNNNNNNNNNNNNNNNNNNNNNNNNNNNNNNNNNNNNNNNNNNNNNNNNNNNNNNNNNNNNNNNNNNNNNNNNNNNNNNNNNNNNNNNNNNNNNNNNNNNNNNNNNNNNNNNNNNNNNNNNNNNNNNNNNNNNNNNNNNNNNNNNNNNNNNNNNNNNNNNNNNNNNNNNNNNNNNNNNNNNNNNNNNNNNNNNNNNNNNNNNNNNNNNNNNNNNNNNNNNNNNNNNNNNNNNNNNNNNNNNNNNNNNNNNNNNNNTAATTCATTTctatacacttttttttatataattcctaatgcTTCTCAAgagttgtatatctatctatctatctatctatctatctatctatctatctacctgtctgtcttgtctatctatctctctacctgtctgtctgtctgtccatgcatctatatgcctgtctgtctatctatagtttatcactggtacttattttatcggacccggatggctgaaaggcaaagtcgattccggcgcaattcgaactcggaacgtaaggtTGGCCGAAATgaagttaagcattttgcccggcgtgctaacgattctgccagctcgctgcctcaacaacaacaacaacaacaataataataatatgaggaaGAGTAAATGTTACACGtaaaagaaagaaggggagggCGATGGAGAGTTGGAGGCGTGGGGAGGCACAATCCGTGGGTAAGAGAGACCATTGAAAAAATATGTCGTTGCCGTAGAGTCCCAGGAGAGGAAAAACAATCTGTTTTTATGACCATCCCTGTCGAAAATGTCCCCCTTGGAGATTAAATAAACACTTAATGATTCGCGCCTTCTCTTTCCTCCGCAttgtctactttcactttccctcCCTCCTTTATGTTTATTGTAAGGattctgtgtttttttgttttttacctccgccttcgctctTCTGTCGTATATTTACTTCCGCTTTCAGTAATGAAgcctgtgtatgtgcttgtgtgttcatgtgtgtgtgtgtgtgtgtgtgtgtgtgtatctatcagtctgtctatctaaatatcggcatatctatctatctatctatctgcctgtctgtctgtctgtctctatctttgtTATATATCTTCTGAAGTTCATGTCTCTATAtaccacgtacatacatatatacatacatacatatatgcatatatatatgtacatatatatatatatacatacatatatgcatatatatatgtacatatatatatacatacatacatatatatatatatatatatatacataaatatacgtatatatatatgtataaatatatatattattttattcttattttaacttgtttcagccatgcggcatcggctatgctggagcatatatgtgtgtgtgtgtgtgtgtgtgtgtgtgtgtgtgtctgtgtctgtgtgcgcgcgcgcgcgagtgtatcTATCATGCAGAGCACACTTAGATTGAGGGCAGAAttaggtgagagagagagcattccTTAAATCaatatggtttgttattgtttaatatttttaattaatcttttatgGGGTCACCAAAATCTTAATTGTTTAGGGCCCTGCTTACTACGCTTCTCGGATACATCGTTATTTTGAAgggtgcagttcgattttaacagttattttttcaaagctataatggaagtggcaaaggagcatattcggtatattttgctttatgagttcaataaaggcaaaaaCGCAACGGAACATGCAAAGAATACTAATGCAATATATGGAGATCGGACAAGAAGCGTATttcagtgtcaatggtggttccagaaattcagaGACGGAAACTACAACCGAGAAGGTGAGCCGCATCTTGGAAGATCTGCAGAGCTCGACGAGggcgtcctgcaaaccctggtggaacaacatcccattgtaactgttgaggaacaagCAGTGAGGCTTGAATTTGGTcgttcaaccagtcattcaagtcagtgctagaagaacaTCGACCATCTTTGCTACCaccatccaccatcaccaccaccaccaatatcaaaACCAACATCATTATAACAAGAAAAACATTAGTTAccattacccccacccccacaccaccactaccagcaataACAAAAGCATTACCCTATACTAtcttcaccatcaacaccaccatgaTAAAGACCACAacaaacgccaccaccaccataatcattatcatcatcgtcatgaccaccacaaccaccatcataaAGACCGCATCAAacgtccccccaccaccatcatcattaacatcatcacaaAAAACCAGCATCGTCATCATATTCAGCATCACCTCTACCTTCAcaagcaacaccaccacctccagtaccaccaccacgaacaacaacaacaatagctacaacAAAAATTAGAAGAGCAATGCCAGCCTTAAAGAATCCACTTCAAACTGGAGTTGGTGGTTTTGTTCTCAAAGAGAAATCGTCCATTAATAACCATGGAACCAACGAAGAATGGGCGGGAATCCAGAAACGAGGCTGTTTGCTCGCTAGACAAACATTACTCTCAAAATGGCGCTGTCTTAATTTCACCTTAGACCGCTGAAAAGAGAATTTTATAGCAGGGGGAGTGGTGCtgcgtttgttttatttttctttgtgtgtgcgtgtgtttgtgtgtgtgtttgtgttgtattgcTTGTGATGTAgaagtgtggtggtggtagtggtggtgatggtgtgtgtgtttgtgtgtgttttgtgtgtgtgtgtgtgtgtgtatgtgtgaagatatGAATGTGTTTCTGTACGATGGGTATTTTTtgggtagtagtggtgatggtggtggtggtggtggtcgtgatggcgTCAACATAATCGCGTTTATGtgaagtgtatatatttacgtatgtttgcatatatatatgtgtgtgtgtgtgtgtgtggtatgtgataaatattgtattacatatgttatacatacacatacgtataaatatatattcatatatatacgtatgtgagtatatgtatatatatatatacgtaagtgcatacatacatacatacatatatatatataacatatgtatatatgtatgtacgtatgtattatgtatgtatgtacataacgtATGTATGAACAAGATCTCCGCCAAAGAATTTGAGAAGCTcagaaaatacaaagatttgCTGACCGAAGTCGAAAAGAAATGTGTCATCtgaagacggttacaataccagtgattgtcgGAGCTCTTGGAATGATCAAGAAAGGaacagaaaattatttgagaatgatccctggttTATCATTCCCGCAAGGAGTGCAAGAGATTGGCTTAATTCGtatgtcacacgtattgagaagtgCATTGTCgctgttaattttctttctttttttttcctctttattttctttgcttttttcttttcttttcctatatacagtttcatatatatatatctatatatatatatatatatatatatatatatatatatatatatatatatatatatatatatataccagtgatTGTATCCGTTTACGGCTTTCACAGTGTGCGTttgaccatgtatgtatgtgtgtatgtctgtatatatgcagatgtgtgtgtatgtgtgtgcttgtctctgtatatatatatggttagggggtaagaatgtatatgtgaatgagtatgtgtgcgaaggctgtgtatgttagtgtgtgcgcatgtcttgtgtgtgtatatgtgtgtttgtgtatatttgtgtttgtctgtacatatatatatatatatatatatatatatacNNNNNNNNNNNNNNNNNNNNNNNNNNNNNNNNNNNNNNNNNNNNNNNNNNNNNNNNNNNNNNNNNNNNNNNNNNNNNNNNNNNNNNNNNNNNNNNNNNNNNNNNNNNNNNNNNNNNNNNNNNNNNNNNNNNNNNNNNNNNNNNNNNNNNNNNNNNNNNNNNNNNNNNNNNNNNNNNNNNNNNNNNNNNNNNNNNNNNNNNNNNNNNNNNNNNNNNNNNNNNNNNNNNNNNNNNNNNNNNNNNNNNNNNNNNNNNNNNNNNNNNNNNNNNNNNNNNNNNNNNNNNNNNNNNNNNNNNNNNNNNNNNNNNNNNNNNNNNNNNNNNNNNNNNNNNNNNNNNNNNNNNNNNNNNNNNNNNN
Above is a genomic segment from Octopus bimaculoides isolate UCB-OBI-ISO-001 unplaced genomic scaffold, ASM119413v2 Scaffold_110922, whole genome shotgun sequence containing:
- the LOC128251475 gene encoding putative uncharacterized protein DDB_G0271982, whose amino-acid sequence is MEREMEENEVRKEKKKRRERKREKEREGGEEKDRRERERERGNELEKRGRQRGRENERERNSKKDEKGRNEVRKREEERKRERERERE